In Amycolatopsis methanolica 239, a single genomic region encodes these proteins:
- the dusB gene encoding tRNA dihydrouridine synthase DusB, whose protein sequence is MEDVTATLSKPALKIGPYEVDPPVVLAPMAGITNVAFRRLCREYGAGLYVCEMITARAVVERHPGTMHMMAFDQGEYPRSMQLYGVDPKTMREAVKIIVGEGLADHIDSNFGCPVAKVTRKGGGAALPYKRKLFAQIVRASVEAAEAAGVPFTVKFRIGIDDDHHTFLDAGRIAEAEGAAAVSLHARTAAQRYSGKADWSAVARLKEAVQTIPVLGNGDIFTADDALRMVAETGCDGVVVGRGCLGRPWLFGELEAAFAGRPIPEGPRLGEVAKVLRRHAELLVQHDGHDKAMRDLRKHMAWYFMGFPVGSELRRRFAMVSSMDELDELIGQLDHAAPFPADALGPRGRQGSPGKVTLPHGWLDNPDDDLVPESEDMHSGG, encoded by the coding sequence ATGGAGGACGTGACCGCCACCCTGAGCAAGCCCGCACTGAAGATCGGCCCGTACGAGGTCGATCCCCCGGTGGTGCTCGCGCCGATGGCCGGCATCACGAACGTCGCGTTCCGGCGGCTGTGCCGCGAGTACGGCGCGGGGCTGTACGTGTGCGAGATGATCACCGCCCGCGCCGTCGTCGAGCGGCACCCCGGGACCATGCACATGATGGCCTTCGACCAGGGCGAGTACCCCCGGTCGATGCAGCTGTACGGCGTGGACCCGAAGACGATGCGGGAAGCCGTCAAGATCATCGTCGGCGAGGGTCTCGCGGATCACATCGACAGCAACTTCGGCTGCCCGGTCGCCAAGGTCACCCGCAAGGGCGGCGGCGCGGCGCTGCCGTACAAGCGGAAACTGTTCGCGCAGATCGTGCGCGCGTCGGTGGAGGCGGCCGAGGCGGCGGGCGTGCCGTTCACGGTCAAGTTCCGGATCGGCATCGACGACGACCACCACACCTTCCTCGACGCCGGCCGCATCGCCGAGGCCGAGGGCGCGGCGGCGGTGTCGCTGCACGCGCGCACGGCCGCGCAGCGCTACTCGGGCAAGGCCGACTGGAGCGCGGTCGCCCGGCTGAAAGAGGCCGTGCAGACCATCCCGGTGCTGGGCAACGGCGACATCTTCACGGCCGACGACGCGCTGCGGATGGTGGCCGAGACCGGGTGCGACGGCGTGGTCGTCGGCCGCGGGTGCCTGGGCAGGCCGTGGCTGTTCGGCGAGCTGGAGGCCGCGTTCGCCGGCCGCCCGATCCCGGAGGGGCCCCGGCTGGGCGAGGTCGCCAAGGTGCTGCGGCGGCACGCGGAGCTGCTGGTGCAGCACGACGGCCACGACAAGGCGATGCGCGACCTGCGCAAGCACATGGCCTGGTACTTCATGGGCTTCCCGGTGGGCTCCGAGCTGCGCCGTCGGTTCGCGATGGTGTCGTCGATGGACGAGCTGGACGAGCTGATCGGCCAGCTGGACCACGCGGCGCCCTTCCCGGCGGACGCCCTCGGCCCGCGTGGCCGCCAGGGCTCGCCCGGCAAGGTCACGCTGCCGCACGGCTGGCTCGACAACCCGGACGACGACCTGGTGCCCGAATCCGAGGACATGCACTCGGGCGGCTGA
- a CDS encoding potassium channel family protein — translation MIGITAPARATIAPTDGRRKMWEKRMEWPLTGVAVLFLGAYAWPILQPSLGSTGRAWCEVVTWLAWGLFALDYVVRLVQSSDKPRFLRRHVLDLLVIVLPLLRPLRLLRLVAMLNVLNRTAALALRGRVVVYFVGATVLIVFCAALAVLEAERPIEEAGIRNFPDALWWAITTITTVGYGDRYPVSGTGRLIAVGLMVAGIALLGVVTATFASWLVRRVEEVEATSQTVTRAQIAELSREIAELRAALAASERKET, via the coding sequence ATGATCGGGATCACCGCGCCGGCACGTGCGACGATCGCGCCGACCGACGGGAGACGCAAGATGTGGGAAAAGCGCATGGAGTGGCCGCTGACGGGCGTCGCGGTGTTGTTCCTCGGCGCCTACGCCTGGCCGATCCTCCAGCCGTCGCTCGGCAGCACCGGCCGCGCGTGGTGCGAGGTCGTCACTTGGCTCGCGTGGGGGCTGTTCGCGCTCGACTACGTCGTGCGGCTGGTCCAGTCATCGGACAAACCGCGATTCCTGCGGCGTCACGTGCTGGACCTCCTGGTCATCGTGCTCCCGCTGCTCCGCCCGCTGCGGCTGCTGCGCCTCGTCGCGATGCTGAACGTCCTCAACCGCACCGCCGCGCTCGCCCTGCGCGGGCGGGTCGTCGTGTACTTCGTCGGCGCCACGGTGCTGATCGTCTTCTGCGCGGCGCTCGCCGTGCTCGAAGCGGAACGGCCGATCGAGGAAGCCGGCATCCGGAACTTCCCGGACGCGTTGTGGTGGGCGATCACGACGATCACGACCGTCGGCTACGGCGACCGCTACCCGGTATCCGGCACCGGGCGGCTGATCGCGGTCGGGCTGATGGTCGCGGGCATCGCGCTGCTCGGCGTGGTGACGGCGACCTTCGCGTCGTGGCTGGTGCGCCGGGTGGAGGAGGTCGAGGCCACGTCGCAGACCGTGACCCGTGCGCAGATCGCCGAGCTGAGCCGCGAGATAGCCGAACTGCGCGCCGCCCTCGCCGCGAGTGAGCGGAAGGAAACATGA
- a CDS encoding class I SAM-dependent methyltransferase: MRTLVQRLRLDLDPLRETLLLTLYARALDSKLPRPILGDADSAALGDTIDYDFAKLELKPNLICGTALRAKKLDDAVREFVAAHPRAVVLDLGCGLDTRVLRCDPPAGVDLTEPGWLDPLPRDRPAMIVAEGLLPFLPGDTFRRLTSELTAHFDTGELAINGYTRFAAWSMKYHPAIKAIGITAAQDFDDPRTPEAWNAGLTLVEEQLLTRAPEVADFPQPLRAAPRLISYSTALSRQGTRILRYRLLTVTLARLRSLPAAVHSGLVDDRGLASDGTIAREGSLDGVPAEFAPVVEALRVHVAGTFSRLHSAYLYGSIPRGTAVPGVSDLDALLAFHDEPTDADRADAGGSRPHSTVRSPRSTAPASSSPASARSSATPNATTAASSSPACARLSWATTSPSACPVTAQRPCSRGRPTAISQRCSRAGASARPRRRRTTNAGP, from the coding sequence GTGAGGACCCTCGTGCAACGCCTGCGACTCGACCTGGATCCGCTCCGCGAGACCCTGCTGCTCACCCTCTACGCGAGGGCGCTCGACAGCAAGCTTCCCCGCCCGATCCTCGGCGACGCCGACTCCGCCGCGCTCGGCGACACGATCGACTACGACTTCGCCAAACTTGAGCTCAAACCCAACCTCATCTGCGGCACCGCCCTACGCGCCAAGAAACTCGACGACGCCGTCCGGGAGTTCGTCGCCGCCCACCCCCGCGCCGTCGTGCTCGACCTCGGCTGCGGACTCGACACACGCGTTCTCCGCTGCGACCCGCCCGCCGGCGTCGACCTGACCGAACCGGGCTGGCTCGACCCGCTGCCGCGCGACCGGCCGGCGATGATCGTCGCCGAGGGCCTGCTGCCGTTCCTGCCCGGCGACACGTTTCGGCGGCTGACCAGCGAACTCACCGCGCACTTCGACACCGGCGAGCTCGCCATCAACGGCTACACCCGCTTCGCCGCCTGGTCGATGAAGTACCACCCGGCGATCAAGGCCATCGGCATCACCGCCGCCCAGGATTTCGACGACCCGCGCACCCCCGAGGCCTGGAACGCCGGCCTCACCCTGGTCGAAGAGCAACTGCTCACCCGCGCCCCGGAAGTCGCGGACTTCCCCCAGCCGCTGCGCGCGGCCCCCCGGCTCATCAGCTACAGCACCGCACTGTCCCGGCAAGGTACCCGCATACTCCGCTACCGCCTTCTAACTGTCACCCTGGCCCGGCTGCGATCCTTGCCCGCAGCTGTGCACAGTGGTCTGGTGGACGATCGTGGTCTGGCGTCGGACGGGACGATCGCGCGCGAAGGTTCTCTGGACGGGGTGCCCGCCGAGTTCGCCCCCGTCGTCGAGGCACTGCGGGTGCATGTCGCTGGGACTTTCTCGCGCCTGCACAGCGCCTACCTCTACGGCAGCATCCCGCGCGGCACCGCCGTCCCCGGGGTCTCCGACCTCGACGCCCTGCTCGCCTTCCACGACGAGCCCACCGACGCCGATCGCGCTGACGCCGGGGGATCGAGGCCGCACTCGACCGTGCGTTCCCCCAGATCAACGGCGCCGGCATCCAGCTCGCCGGCGTCCGCACGCTCCTCAGCGACGCCGAACGCCACGACGGCGGCTTCTTCGTCGCCTGCCTGTGCACGCCTCTCCTGGGCGACGACCTCGCCGAGCGCCTGCCCAGTTACCGCCCAACGTCCTTGCTCGCGCGGGAGACCAACGGCAATCTCGCAGCGCTGCTCCCGGGCTGGCGCCAGCGCGCGGCCGCGGCGGCGACGGACCACGAACGCCGGACCCTGA
- a CDS encoding GbsR/MarR family transcriptional regulator, whose protein sequence is MSNQDDQDEVLRWVERVATFCVEEWALPPITGRILGLLMICDPPERSAGEIAEAIQASRASLTSNMRFLATIGLIRKVRVPGDRTTYYRIEDDAWHKVVQRKLDGLSAFDDIAAEGMALAGGNGLDPQRIRSAQRALTWLRDIAARNPLAP, encoded by the coding sequence ATGTCCAATCAGGACGACCAGGACGAGGTGCTGCGGTGGGTGGAGCGGGTCGCCACCTTCTGCGTGGAGGAGTGGGCGCTACCGCCGATCACCGGGCGCATCCTCGGCCTGCTGATGATCTGCGACCCGCCCGAGCGCTCCGCGGGCGAGATCGCCGAGGCGATCCAGGCCAGCCGTGCTTCGCTGACCTCGAACATGCGCTTCCTGGCCACCATCGGGCTCATCCGCAAGGTGCGGGTGCCCGGCGACCGCACCACCTACTACCGCATCGAGGACGACGCCTGGCACAAGGTGGTCCAGCGCAAGCTCGACGGCCTCAGCGCCTTCGACGACATCGCCGCCGAGGGCATGGCGCTGGCCGGTGGCAACGGCCTCGACCCCCAGCGCATCCGCTCCGCCCAACGCGCCCTGACCTGGCTGCGGGACATCGCCGCCCGCAACCCCCTGGCACCGTGA
- a CDS encoding tyrosine-type recombinase/integrase, whose amino-acid sequence MNGVEAVIVAGDWTDPDRAKITLAEYAERWIVERPGLRPRTVELYRWLLRKHITPYIGDVPLNRLSAATFRQWRADRLAAGVSASVLAKCYRLLRGVLNTAVDPDELIAKNPCKIPGAEKETPEERPLVTVGQVFEIAAALPERFSAMVLLAAFGSLRFGEVTALRRCDVAEDASQVRVVRQFVEVPRQGVVAGPPKSRAGVRTVTLPQAIRPDIVKHLAEFVGPDPEALLFTGEKSGGAIRRPNFNQRTRWTEAVTKLGLEGLHFHDLRHAGNVWASKAGMSTRDLMARMGHDDMRAALIYQRATSEADQHIADRLSKLVEEHRKGSA is encoded by the coding sequence TTGAACGGGGTCGAGGCGGTGATCGTCGCCGGGGACTGGACGGATCCGGACCGCGCGAAGATCACCCTCGCCGAGTACGCGGAGCGGTGGATCGTGGAACGGCCGGGGCTGCGGCCGCGCACGGTCGAGCTGTACCGGTGGTTGCTGCGTAAGCACATCACGCCGTACATCGGCGACGTCCCGCTCAACCGGTTGTCGGCGGCGACGTTTCGGCAGTGGCGGGCCGATCGGCTGGCGGCCGGGGTGTCGGCTTCGGTGCTGGCGAAGTGCTACCGGCTGCTCCGGGGCGTGCTGAACACCGCGGTCGATCCGGACGAGCTGATCGCCAAGAACCCGTGCAAGATTCCGGGCGCGGAGAAGGAGACACCGGAGGAGCGGCCGTTGGTCACGGTGGGGCAGGTCTTCGAGATCGCGGCGGCCCTTCCGGAGCGGTTCTCGGCGATGGTGCTGCTCGCGGCGTTCGGGTCGCTGCGGTTCGGGGAAGTGACCGCGCTGCGGCGGTGCGACGTGGCGGAGGACGCCAGTCAAGTTCGGGTGGTGCGGCAGTTCGTGGAGGTGCCCCGTCAGGGTGTGGTGGCTGGGCCGCCGAAGTCGCGGGCCGGGGTGCGGACGGTGACCCTGCCGCAGGCCATCCGGCCGGACATCGTCAAGCACCTGGCGGAGTTCGTAGGACCGGACCCGGAGGCGCTGCTCTTCACCGGCGAGAAGTCCGGTGGAGCGATTCGCCGGCCGAACTTCAACCAGCGCACTCGGTGGACTGAGGCCGTGACCAAGCTCGGGCTGGAGGGGCTGCACTTCCACGACCTGCGGCACGCGGGCAACGTCTGGGCGTCGAAGGCGGGCATGTCGACGCGGGACCTCATGGCCCGGATGGGGCACGACGACATGCGGGCCGCGTTGATCTACCAGCGGGCCACGAGCGAGGCGGATCAGCACATCGCGGACCGGCTCTCGAAGCTCGTCGAGGAGCACCGCAAAGGGTCCGCGTGA